In the Cydia splendana chromosome 2, ilCydSple1.2, whole genome shotgun sequence genome, one interval contains:
- the LOC134804193 gene encoding G protein-activated inward rectifier potassium channel 3-like has protein sequence MTIDVETDSPTTGTTRNFSDASTRPLVSSNVTSDNIYDTIEVVESVYENDHYTGPPSQGYSSRLGKRKKKENRHRRRAGRKTRSRRVVCKDGEENVPVRSNIPAKSIKYARDIVNTVINAKWRFILLMMVAAHFVFWLTFAAIWLAVTSSYSDDIGDGKDHCVIGTSSFAGLLMMAVETQMTIGYGVRYPSEECPEAIIIMVLEIVAGTALSGGLTSLLFTKLVRPNRHVSSVGFSKKATVCLRDGQLCLQFRVWDLLNVHLIDSTVTAYMLKPIRTLEGEMMQNYIHHLKLKEARAFLLWPITVTHVIDVESPLYEFSAQDMIDYRFEIVVCLTGASKNMGTVTQSRTSYLSKEINWGYRFKNVLRWSKRNEAYVINVEDLNTMEQVETPLCSASHLKHFEIISSADLSIPTSPSFQGSLTKNTSSLSQDHAHDRNPESLPSTVPSTPSFGPSGTQRSLNWTYKRIFPENVMKIQ, from the exons ATGACAATAGACGTGGAAACTGATAGCCCTACTACTGGAACGACAAGAAATTTTTCAGATGCGTCAACAAGACCTTTAGTAAGCTCTAATGTGACGAGTGACAATATATATGATACAATTGAGGTAGTAGAGAGCGTGTACGAGAACGACCATTACACAGGACCGCCTTCTCAGGGTTATTCATCGCGACTGGGCAAACGGAAGAAGAAGGAAAATAGACATCg ACGCAGAGCCGGCCGCAAGACTCGCTCACGTCGCGTGGTGTGCAAGGACGGCGAGGAGAACGTGCCCGTGCGCAGCAACATTCCCGCCAAGTCCATCAAGTACGCGCGCGACATCGTCAACACAGTC ATCAACGCAAAATGGCGGTTCATACTCCTGATGATGGTGGCAGCCCACTTTGTCTTTTGGTTAACGTTCGCGGCCATCTGGTTGGCCGTGACCAGCTCCTACAGCGATGACATCGGGGACGGGAAAGACCATTGCGTCATCGGGACCTCTTCCTTTGCTGGCCTATTGATGATGGCCGTGGAAACGCAG ATGACGATCGGATATGGTGTCCGGTATCCGAGCGAAGAATGTCCAGAGGCTATCATTATTATGGTTTTAGAG ATTGTGGCTGGCACGGCATTGTCAGGAGGACTCACTAGTTTGTTGTTCACTAAACTTGTAAGACCGAATCGCCACGTGTCATCCGTAGGATTTAGCAAGAAAGCAACA gtatgtCTCCGCGACGGACAGTTGTGCCTCCAGTTTCGCGTGTGGGACCTGTTGAACGTACACTTGATCGACAGCACCGTTACAGCTTACATGCTCAAACCAATCAG GACCCTGGAGGGCGAAATGATGCAGAACTACATCCACCATTTGAAGCTGAAGGAGGCGCGCGCGTTCCTGCTGTGGCCCATCACTGTAACACATGTGATCGACGTTGAGAGTCCACTCTACGAATTTTCTGCTCAGGACATGATAGACTATAG attcGAGATCGTGGTTTGTCTGACTGGAGCTTCTAAGAATATGGGAACAGTGACACAAAGTCGAACTTCCTACTTATCCAAGGAGATAAACTGGGGGTACAGATTCAAGAATGTGTTAAG ATGGTCGAAGCGAAACGAAGCCTACGTCATCAATGTAGAAGACCTAAACACGATGGAGCAGGTCGAAACCCCGCTATGCAGCGCGAGTCACCTTAAGCACTTCGAAATCATATCCTCTGCTGACCTGTCCATACCAACGAGCCCATCGTTCCAGGGCAGTCTGACGAAGAACACGTCTTCGCTGAGCCAGGATCACGCACATGACAGAAACCCTGAGTCACTTCCTTCAACGGTGCCATCAACCCCCAGTTTTGGACCCTCTGGGACGCAAAGAAGCTTAAATTGGACCTATAAGAGAATTTTTCCGGAGAATGTTATGAAGATCCAATAA